The Pseudomonadota bacterium DNA segment CGATCGGTTCGATCGAGGCGATATCGAGTTTACCCGACGGCAGCAGCACGCGGTCGTCGACGTGAATCAGGGCGACACGGCCGAACACCACGTCGACCCAACCGACCGGGCTGTTGCCTGGTAGCCGCGTGGTCGACAGGTATTCACATTCGAAATGGCAGGGGCTTTCGGCCACACGCGGACCGGGCGCCCGCGCGCTCGCCGTCGGTGTCACCCCCGCCTGCGCAAACTCATCGACGTCGGACGGCACCGCCATCGCCGAGCGGTTGACTGCGTCGCGCAGCGCGCGGGTCGCCATGTTCCAGACGAACCAGCCCGTCTGCTCGGCGTTGCAGACGGTGTCCTTGCGGCGGCCGTCCGGGTACTGATTGGCCGCAAACATCACCATGGGTGGGTCGAAGCTCAGGTTCTGCCACTGGCTGTAGGGCGCGAGGTTCCGTACCCCGGCCGGGGACACGGTTGGCAACCAGCCGATGGGCCGCGGCACCGTGCAGGCTTTGAAGGGACTGTACGGCAAGGGGCAGTCATCGATACCAGGTGCGTACTCCACGGCTGAACTCCATCGGGCCCGGCCCTCGACGGTAACAAAGCGATCTCGCGGTGTGTCAACAGCGGACCCAGTGTGTGTGAGCTGCGCGTGCGCTTTACCGTGCCGCAGGACTTCGGCTGCAGACGCATTGAGTGCTTGTGCCGTAGCTGTATTTACATGGAATGATACGGCAAACGAGGTGCATGCCAGCCCCGATGCGAGTACACTGCGCGGCCGCATTTCGCGGCCCCCTTTGATACCCCGGACCCGCCATGGCCTTGTGTGGACTCGATTTCGGCACATCCAACTCCACGCTGGCGGTGCTCAGGGACGGCGCGCCGACCATGGTGCCGCTCGAAACCGACGCGCAGGGCGTCACTCATACCACCCTGCCCAGCGCGATCTTCTTCGGTTTCGAGGACACCGCAACCGACGTGGGTCGCCGCGCGGTGTCGCGCTACACCGCCGGTGAACCGGGCCGCCTGATGCGGTCGATGAAAAGCGTGCTCGGCACCGGTCTCATGGGCGAGCACACCCAGGTCCTCGGTCGGTCGTTGAGCTACGACGACATCATCGGCCTGTTCGTCACGCGGCTGCGCGCGGCCGGCAACCGCGTCTTCGACGGGCAGGCTGAACTCGACGCGGTCGTCATGGGGCGGCCGGTGTTTTTCAACGACAGCGACCCGGCCCGCGACCGGGCAGCCGAAGAGCACCTCGCGACGATCGCGCGCCTGGCGGGTTTCACCGACGTGTCGTTCCAGTACGAGCCGATCGCCGCCGCGCTCGACTACGAGTCGCGTGTGCAGGGTGAAGAGCTCGCCGTGATCATCGACGTGGGCGGCGGCACCTCCGACTTCACGTTGATCCGGCTCTCGGCGGCCCGCCACACAGACGTCGACCGCAGCGCCGACGTGCTCGCCAATCACGGCGTCCACATCGGCGGCACGGACTTCGACCGCAATCTTTCGGTCCACGGTGTCATGCCGACCTTCGGCCGCGGCGTGCCGCTCGCGCAACGGCCGAGCATGGTGATGCCGAGCTACTACTACTTCGACCTCGCCACCTGGCACCGCATCCACCTGTTGTACGAGCGCCACATCGCACGGGAGCTCGTGCAGGTACAACGCGACCTGTCGGACAAGCGGCCCGTGGACCGGTTGCTGGACGTCTTGAAACACCGCCGCGGACACCACCTGGCGGCGCTGGTCGAACAGGCCAAAATCGCCTTGTCCGAGCACGAGCAGGTCGCCGTGCCACTCGATACGCTGTTGCCGGCCGGCACAGAGCCGGTGCCGCCGTGTGATCTCACGCGGCCGATGTTGCACGAAGCCATCGGCGACGCGGTCGCGTCGGTGTTCGCGGCCCTGGACGAAACGCTGACCCGGGCCGGCCTGACGCACGACCGTGTCGACACGGTGTTCACCACCGGCGGCTCGACCGCCTTGCCGTTGATCGCCGACTGCTGCCAACGCGCCTTCCCGACGGCTCGGCACGTCGCTGGCGACCTCTACACCAGCGTCGGCACCGGCCTGCTCGCCGAAGCGCGCAAACGCTACCGCTGACCTGCCGCGCCACGGGTGGAGTTGACGCGCCGCCGCGTCGCGGTCTACTGTCGTGCCACCACCGCAGGCGTTTCAGCATGCACACCGCTGCCCCCCACCGCCACCCCTGCATTCGCCGCCACACCGGCTGCGACCTCGTCGGCCGCTGACGCCGGGCCGCCGCGCGCCCGTGAGTGACGCGGACGTCTCCCCTGGTATTCACCCCGGCTCGAACGGAGGGCGCTGCGGTGACCAACGCTTCCGGGCTTCGATTGGCCTCAGACATTGGCGGCACCTTCACCGACACGGTGTTGATGCACGACGGGGCTGTCCTCGCCACCACCAAAACACTGACCACCCACGCTGCGCCCGCCGAGGGCGCGCTGGTCGGCGCGACCCGCGTGTTGGGCGAAGCGGGCCTGCACTTTGACGCGGTCGACGGCATGGTGCATGGCACCACGCTCGCGACCAACGCGTTGATCGAACGGCGCGGCGCCCGCGTCGCGACCGTCTGCACCGCGGGCTTTCGCGACATCCTCGAGATCGGCTACGAGCGGCGCTACAGCCAGTACGACATCAACCTCCGCAAACCGGATTTGTTGGTCCCCCGCCACCGCAGCCTGTCTGTCGACGAGCGCGTGTCGGTCCGCGGCGAGGTGCTGCGGCCGCTGACCGACGCGGCGATCGACGCGGTCATCGTGCAACTGGACGCGCTCGAGGCCGAGGCGGTGGCGGTGTGTCTGCTGCACAGCTACGCCAACCCGCAACACGAGGAGAAGCTGGCTGACGCCGTGCAGCGGCGCCGGCCGGGGCTGCACGTGTCGCTCTCGAGTGCCGTGAGCCCGGAGGCGCGCGAGTTCGATCGGCTCTGCACCACGGTGGCCAACGCCTACATCCAGCCCCTGATGTCGGGCTACCTGCACGACTTCGACCGGCGCTTCAACGAGGCCGGTCTCGGTTGTGCGGTGCTGATGATGACCGCCGGGGGCGGCATGTGCACCCTCGACACCGCCGCCCGCTTTCCGATTCGCCTGGTGGAATCGGGGCCGGCCGGCGGGGCGCTGCTGGCCGAGCGCATTGCCCGCCAACTGCAGCTCCCGCACGCGCTGTCTTTCGACATGGGCGGCACCACCGCCAAGCTCTGCCTGATCGACGGTACGCCGCAACGCGCCCGGCAGTTCGAGATCGCTCGCCAGGCCCGCTTCATCAAAGGCAGCGGCATGCCGGTTCGCATCCCGGTGATCGACATGATCGAGATCGGCGCCGGCGGCGGGTCGATCGCGTCGATCGACCGGCTCGGACGCCTGCAACTCGGCCCGGAGAGTGCCGGCAGCGAACCGGGCCCGGTGGCGTTCGACCGTGGCGGAGTGTCGCCGACGGTCACCGACGCGGACCTGACGCTCGGCTACCTCGACCCGACCCGGTTCGCCGAGGGGCGCCTCACCCTGAACACCGACAAGGCGCGACGCGTGATTGCCGATCAGATCGCGCCGAGCCTCGACCTCGCTGGCGCGGATGCCGCAGCCCGGGCCGCCTACGGCATCAGCCGTGTGGTTGACGAAAACATGGCGAGTGCGGCCCGTATGCACGCCGTTGAATCCGGCAAACACCTCGGTGTCCGCACGATGATCGTGTTTGGCGGCAACGGCCCGTTGCACGCGACGCGTGTGGCCCGCGCAGCGGGTGTCGACCGCATCGTCGTCCCACCCGACCCGAGTGTCGGGTCGGCGTTGGGCTTTCTCCACGCACCGGTGTCGTTCGAGATCGTGCGCAGCCAGTACGGACTGCTCGACACGCTCGACCTCGACACCGTCAACCACCTGTTTGACGAACTCATCGGCGACGCACGCACGGTGGTTGACGCCGGCGCGCCCGGTGCCGCGGTGGACGTCAGCCGCATCGCGTACCTGCGCTACCACGGTCAGGGGCACGAGATCGAAATCGCGCTGCCCGATCGGCCGCTGCGCGACACCGACCTGGGCGCCGTGCGCAACGCCTTCGACACAGCATACGCGGCGCAATACAGCCGCCCTGTGCCAGGCATGCAGATCGAGATACTCAATTGGTCGGTGACGGTGCGCACGCGCGCGCTCGACGAGGCGAGCGAGCGCCAGGCGGCGACTGACGCAGCAACCCACAGCACACCGAACGGTACCACCACCACACTCCGGTGCGACCTCAACGACACCCCGGTCGAGGCGCTCGTGGTCAACCGTGACGCGCTGACGCCCGGCCACCGGATCACCGGACCGGCGCTGGTCGTCGAACCCCAAACCACCACCCTGGTCAGTGCCGACTTCGGCGCGGAGGTCGACGCGTTCGGCAACCTGGTGCTCACACGGGAGGCCCGTTGACATGGCCGCTTCGACATCGTCTGCACTGCTGCAAGTGCAATGGAACCGCTTGCTCGCCCTGGTCGAGGAGCAGGCACAAACCCTGATCCGGGCCGCGTTCAGCCCCATCGTGCGCGAGTGCGGTGACATCTCGGCCGGCCTCTTCGACCGCTCGGGTCGCATGCTGGCACAGGCGGTCACAGGCACCCCTGGCCACATCAACACCATGG contains these protein-coding regions:
- a CDS encoding hydantoinase/oxoprolinase family protein; amino-acid sequence: MTNASGLRLASDIGGTFTDTVLMHDGAVLATTKTLTTHAAPAEGALVGATRVLGEAGLHFDAVDGMVHGTTLATNALIERRGARVATVCTAGFRDILEIGYERRYSQYDINLRKPDLLVPRHRSLSVDERVSVRGEVLRPLTDAAIDAVIVQLDALEAEAVAVCLLHSYANPQHEEKLADAVQRRRPGLHVSLSSAVSPEAREFDRLCTTVANAYIQPLMSGYLHDFDRRFNEAGLGCAVLMMTAGGGMCTLDTAARFPIRLVESGPAGGALLAERIARQLQLPHALSFDMGGTTAKLCLIDGTPQRARQFEIARQARFIKGSGMPVRIPVIDMIEIGAGGGSIASIDRLGRLQLGPESAGSEPGPVAFDRGGVSPTVTDADLTLGYLDPTRFAEGRLTLNTDKARRVIADQIAPSLDLAGADAAARAAYGISRVVDENMASAARMHAVESGKHLGVRTMIVFGGNGPLHATRVARAAGVDRIVVPPDPSVGSALGFLHAPVSFEIVRSQYGLLDTLDLDTVNHLFDELIGDARTVVDAGAPGAAVDVSRIAYLRYHGQGHEIEIALPDRPLRDTDLGAVRNAFDTAYAAQYSRPVPGMQIEILNWSVTVRTRALDEASERQAATDAATHSTPNGTTTTLRCDLNDTPVEALVVNRDALTPGHRITGPALVVEPQTTTLVSADFGAEVDAFGNLVLTREAR
- a CDS encoding Hsp70 family protein, giving the protein MALCGLDFGTSNSTLAVLRDGAPTMVPLETDAQGVTHTTLPSAIFFGFEDTATDVGRRAVSRYTAGEPGRLMRSMKSVLGTGLMGEHTQVLGRSLSYDDIIGLFVTRLRAAGNRVFDGQAELDAVVMGRPVFFNDSDPARDRAAEEHLATIARLAGFTDVSFQYEPIAAALDYESRVQGEELAVIIDVGGGTSDFTLIRLSAARHTDVDRSADVLANHGVHIGGTDFDRNLSVHGVMPTFGRGVPLAQRPSMVMPSYYYFDLATWHRIHLLYERHIARELVQVQRDLSDKRPVDRLLDVLKHRRGHHLAALVEQAKIALSEHEQVAVPLDTLLPAGTEPVPPCDLTRPMLHEAIGDAVASVFAALDETLTRAGLTHDRVDTVFTTGGSTALPLIADCCQRAFPTARHVAGDLYTSVGTGLLAEARKRYR
- a CDS encoding flavin reductase family protein translates to MEYAPGIDDCPLPYSPFKACTVPRPIGWLPTVSPAGVRNLAPYSQWQNLSFDPPMVMFAANQYPDGRRKDTVCNAEQTGWFVWNMATRALRDAVNRSAMAVPSDVDEFAQAGVTPTASARAPGPRVAESPCHFECEYLSTTRLPGNSPVGWVDVVFGRVALIHVDDRVLLPSGKLDIASIEPIARLGYYDYTVVRDVFEMRIPEASGAAEDGLEGKA